One window of Triticum dicoccoides isolate Atlit2015 ecotype Zavitan chromosome 5A, WEW_v2.0, whole genome shotgun sequence genomic DNA carries:
- the LOC119298578 gene encoding peroxidase 2-like: MASSSLSVVLLLCLAAVASAQMSPTFYDASCPGALATIKNGVVAAVSSDPRMAASLLRLHFHDCFVQGCDASVLLAGNERNAFGNVGSLRGFDVIDQIKSNVEQACKRTVSCADILAVAARDSVVAVGGPSWTVSLGRRDSDTASETLANRDLPAPSLSVTDLITRFAAKGLNHTDMVALSGAHTIGRAQCKNFRTRLYSEENIDPALATSRKATCPQLTGSGDNNLAPLDDTTPDMFDNAYFVNLKLNKGLLHSDQVLYTLAGGATEDIIDGFASNQDAFNNAFAAAMVKMGNISPLIFPQGQVRRICSRAN, from the exons ATGGCGTCTTCATCTCTGTCAGTGGTGTTGCTCCTGTGCctggctgcggtggcgtcggcgcAGATGTCCCCGACGTTCTACGACGCGTCGTGCCCCGGGGCGCTGGCCACCATCAAGAACGGTGTGGTGGCCGCCGTGAGCAGCGACCCCCGCATGGCTGCGTCGCTGCTCCGGCTGCACTTCCATGACTGCTTTGTCCAG GGCTGCGACGCGTCCGTTCTGCTGGCTGGCAACGAGCGGAACGCGTTCGGGAACGTGGGATCGCTGCGAGGCTTCGACGTCATCGACCAAATCAAGTCGAATGTGGAGCAGGCGTGCAAGCGCaccgtctcctgcgccgacatccTCGCCGTCGCCGCTCGCGATTCCGTCGTCGCG gtaggAGGGCCGTCATGGACAGTCTctctggggaggagggactccgacACGGCTAGCGAGACACTGGCCAACCGTGACCTGCCTGCCCCATCACTTAGCGTCACCGACCTCATCACCCGCTTCGCCGCCAAGGGGCTCAACCACACCGATATGGTCGCCCTCTCTGGTGCGCACACCATAGGGCGGGCGCAGTGCAAGAACTTCAGGACCAGGCTCTACAGCGAGGAGAACATTGACCCGGCCTTGGCGACATCGCGCAAGGCCACCTGCCCTCAGCTAACCGGCTCTGGCGACAACAACTTGGCCCCATTGGACGATACGACCCCGGACATGTTCGACAACGCCTACTTCGTCAACCTCAAGCTCAATAAGGGGCTCCTACACTCCGACCAGGTGCTCTACACCCTTGCCGGTGGTGCCACCGAAGACATCATTGACGGCTTCGCATCTAACCAGGATGCGTTCAACAACGCCTTTGCCGCAGCCATGGTGAAGATGGGGAACATCAGCCCCTTGATTTTCCCACAGGGTCAGGTCAGGCGCATCTGCTCCAGGGCGAACTAA